The following is a genomic window from Rhodohalobacter sp. 614A.
CACACCATTTACACGTTCATAAATAGCTTCCACACACCAAAAACAACCGGCTCCAAAAACAGCGGTTTCTGTATCATTTTGAGCATTCTTGTCAACATCTGCCATGGCAAAGAGAAGTGTAGTTAGAATTAAAAGGGTATTCATTACAAATTGGCTTTGTTTTCTGTTGTATGACGGCAACGATTAATTTATACAAAACGTGCCGTCAAAAAACAAAACTGCCAGATTGTTACAAATTATTTACACTTTTGCCTTATCTGTATTCCTGCGCGAAAAAGCCGGCATAATTTTAAGGGAAAGAATTCCGGAAATCACACTTGTGATAATGGCTATCATCAAAATGGAATTCATGGAGACGGATTGATCGAGCAGCCAGCCAACTAAAAACGGACTCAATGCTGTGCTAAATACCATCAGGGATGAAAAAATACTCTGAACCGTTCCGATCACTTTTGTACCGTACATTTCCGCCCATAGTGCAGATTTGATGGTGCTTGAGAAGCCCATAGTAGCTCCAATCAAACCGAGATAAACAAATGCGGCCCAGCCTCCTGAGAAGAAGTAACCGACCAGCAGTCCAGCAATCATCGGGATCAGCAAAAAAGGAAAGATTGATTTTGCAGAAAACCGGTCAATAATCGGGCCGGAGAATAAGCCTGTAGCAATTCGCATACCGGCAAATGCCACAAATGCTGAGGCAATCAACGCCGCTGACCACCCCAATTGCTCAGCTGCCGAAACCTGATACAAAAAGAGACCGGTTACCCAAAATGGCGGCATGAGTATGGCCGGAATCACAAATAGCGTGCGCGTATCGGTGAGAAGATTCTTGTACTGATCGCTCGTTGAGATTTTTTTCTCATCACCGACAACTTCATCATCAACTGCGGTTCTTTCTTTGCGAATCAAAAACCAAAGAACCGGAATGAAAAATATTCCAATCACTAACGCAATTAACGCCCAGGTGGTTCTCCAATGCAACATCACCAGCAAACCGGCAATAACGGATGGCAAAATAGCCTCGCCAAGCGGGTATCCAATTCCGGAAATACTAAGTGCCTTTCCCCGAAGTTGGTCGTTGTAACGGGCCATAGTTGTTTGAGCGGTATGCCCGCTGAGACCCTGGCCGGAAAGACGGAGTAAAATCAGCCCAACAAACAGCATGGAGATGTGCCACGAAACGGCCATCACCAAGCTTGCTATTAAAAGGCCAATGGCTACATACATGCTGTATTGCCGGAGTGGAATGCGGTCGATCCACTGCCCCAGCCAGGGAAGAGCCAAAGCGCTTGTAAGTGTGGCAGCCGAGTAAAGTGAGCCGAATGTAGCGTTACTCAATTCGAAGGCTGTTAAGAAGTATGGGACAAAAAGAGAGATTAAAAATGTTTGTCCAAAACTTGAGAAGAAAGTAAAAGAAACTGCAAAAGAGAGAAGTCGCCTCTCCTTTCTGACAAATGCCAGGTAAGTCATTTTGGGGTTTACGTCGCTTTAAATTTTGTCGCCGAAAATTCGACTGAGATTCTATTCTGATTTTATATACAAGCTGCCAGCCGTCTGATTTTTTTAAAACTGATACCCGATGACTGAAAGCTGATAACTAAAGAAAACAAAATACGGCTTTAG
Proteins encoded in this region:
- a CDS encoding MFS transporter gives rise to the protein MTYLAFVRKERRLLSFAVSFTFFSSFGQTFLISLFVPYFLTAFELSNATFGSLYSAATLTSALALPWLGQWIDRIPLRQYSMYVAIGLLIASLVMAVSWHISMLFVGLILLRLSGQGLSGHTAQTTMARYNDQLRGKALSISGIGYPLGEAILPSVIAGLLVMLHWRTTWALIALVIGIFFIPVLWFLIRKERTAVDDEVVGDEKKISTSDQYKNLLTDTRTLFVIPAILMPPFWVTGLFLYQVSAAEQLGWSAALIASAFVAFAGMRIATGLFSGPIIDRFSAKSIFPFLLIPMIAGLLVGYFFSGGWAAFVYLGLIGATMGFSSTIKSALWAEMYGTKVIGTVQSIFSSLMVFSTALSPFLVGWLLDQSVSMNSILMIAIITSVISGILSLKIMPAFSRRNTDKAKV